The genomic segment ACGCGGTGTTCATCGCGGCGAGCAGCGCGCCGCCGACGGCGGCCTTGGTGCCGGTCGCAAAACGCTCGTGCACGCGCTTGAACGCGGTGATGACGACGAGCAGGATGCCGAGCAGCAGCGCCGCCTCGACCGACCAGATCGCGACGACCGTCTTGATCGGCGTCGTGACCGGCGTGTGGACGCCCGGCAGCACGTCGGGCGGCACCGTGTAGGACGCGCCGCCGTACCACACTGGAATCAGTTTCGTCAGCGCGAAGTTCGCGACGCCGACGAGCACGAGCGGCGACACCGCGAGGAGCGGATTCGGCAGCGACTTCGTCTCGACGCGCTCCGGCTCGTTGACGAGCGACGTGCCGTAGCCTTCGCCGCGCGCGAGCGCCGAGCGGCGACGCCATTCGAGATACGACAGGCCGACGACGATGATGAAGACCGACCCGATCGTGCCGAGCGCGGGCGCGGCCCACGCGGTGGTCTTGAAGAACGTCGTCGGGATGATGTTCTGGATCTGCGGCGTGCCCGGCAGCGAATCCATCGTGAACGAGAACGCGCCGAGCGCGATCGCGCCCGGCATCAGGCGCTTCGGAATGTTGCTCTGACGATAGAGCTCGGCCGCGAACGGATAGACGGCGAACACGACGACGAACAGCGACACGCCGCCATAGGTGAGCAGCGCGCACACCGCGACGATCACTGCATTCGCGCGCGATCGGCCGATGTAGCGGATCGCGGCGGCCACGATCGCCTCGGAGAAGCCGGACAGCTCGATCACCTTGCCGAACACGGCGCCGAGCAGGAAAACCGGGAAGTAGAGCTTCACGAAGCCGACCATCTTTTCCATGAAGATGCCGGAGAAGACGGGGGCGACGGCGGCGGGGTCGGTCAGCAGCACCGCGCCGAGCGCGGCGACGGGCGCGAACAGGATCACGCTGTAGCCGCGGTAGGCGGCGAACATCAGGAACGCCAGCGCGGCGAGGACGATCACGAATGACAAGAGAGTCTCCTAAATCTTGGTTGTTGTGCGCTCGGGCGCGCCGGGGGACGGCGCGACGCTGCGGCACGCGTTGCCGCAGGATTCGTGCCATCCGCAGTGCGGCCGGGCGCGGCCGGCCACGTGAAAGGCAGCGCGCGGCGATGGGCGCGCCGGCTGCGTCCGATTCTACAGAAAACGTCTCTTTGTGTAGACGAAAGCCGCGCGCGATGCTCGCCGATTCGGGATCGGGCCTTTTATGACGGGCATTTGCCGGATGTCTCGCACATGAGATAATCCGTCTCGCCTTGTGGACAAGAAAGAAAAAGTGGAGACGAATGCACAGATTTCGGGCGGCTGGGTCCGGCTGCCCGCCGATTACGGCGACGTGCTGCGGCGCGCGGCGGAGTCCCTGTTCAAGACCTTCGAGCATTCGAGCGTCGGCACGCTGATCGTCGACAAGGATGCGCGCGTCGTCTGGATCAACCAGCGCTATGCGGCGCGCTTCGGGTTCGCCGATCCGCAGCAGGCGATCGGCCGCGATTGCGAAGCCGTGATTCCGCACAGCCTGATGCGCGAGGTGGTCGCGACCGGCCGCCCGATCCTGCTCGACATCATGGAGACGGGCCGCGAGCCGCTCGTCGTCACGCGCCTGCCGCTGACGGATGACGCGGGCGAAACCGTCGGCGCGATCGGCTTCGCGCTGTTCGACGAACTGAAGACGCTGACGCCGCTCTTTTCCCGCTACATTCAGGTTCAGCAGGAGCTGATCGCGACGCAGCGCTCGCTTGCGCAGGCGCGGCGGGCGAAATACACGTTCGCGAGCTTCGTCGGCACGAGCGCGGTGAGCCTCGAGACGAAGCGGCAGGGGCGGCGCGCCGCGCAGGTCGATTCGCCCGTGCTGCTGCTCGGCGAGACGGGCACCGGCAAGGAATTGCTCGCGCATGCGATCCATGCGGCGTCCGCGCGTGCGCTGAAGCCGCTCGTGACCGTCAACGTCGCGGCGATTCCCGATGCGCTGCTCGAAACCGAGTTCTTCGGCGCGGCACCGGGCGCGTACACGGGCGCGGATCGCAAGGGGCGCGTGGGCAAGTTCGAGCTGGCCGACGGCGGCACGCTCTTTCTCGACGAAATCGGCGACATGCCGCTGCCGCTGCAGGGCAAGCTGCTGCGCGTGCTGCAGGACAAGGAGTTCGAGCCCGTCGGCTCTAACCGGATCGTGCGCGCGAACGTGCGGATCATCGCGGCGACATCGGCCGAACTGCCGGCGCTCGTCGCCGAAGGACGCTTTCGCGCGGATCTCTATTACCGGCTGAACGTGCTGACGATCCATGCGCCGCCGCTGCGCGAGCGCGCATCGGACATCGAGGCGCTCGTCTATACGATGCTCGAGGAACTCGCCGCGCAGCACGGACTTGCCGAGCACTGCGAACTGACCGACGACGCGCTGCGCCTGCTGTGCGCGTATCCGTGGCCCGGCAACGTGCGCGAACTGCGCAACACGCTCGAGCGGGCGCTGATGCTGTCCGATCGCGCGTTGATCGATGCACGCGCGCTTGCGCCGTTCATCGGCCCGGCGCGCGGCGCGGGGGCGGGTGCCGGCGTTGGGACGGGGGCGGGCGGTGCAGTTGGTGCGGGTAGTGCGGGTGGTGCCGGCTTGGTCGCGGTCGCGGCGCCGACGGCCGTGCCTGACTCGCGCGCGACGGCTTCGTCCTATGCGGACGCGTTCGCCGCATGGGAGCGCCAGTTCCTGAGCGACGCGCTCGCCGCATCCAACGGCAAGGTGACGGAAGCGGCCGCGCGCATCGGCATCGGGCGCGCGACGTTCTACAAGAAGCTCGCGTCGCTCGGCATCGATACGTAACGGGCAACGCGCGGGACGCATTCGCAGCGAACGTATCGATGCTCGCGCATGAGCGGGCGCATTCGCAGGAGGCTCGCGATGAAGCGCATCGGGTCCGCCGTATCGTGCGTGGCGTTCGCCGTCGCCGCGCATGCGTTTGCGCAGGATGCGACGTCGGTTGTGTCGCCGGTATTGCCCGTATTGCCTATATTGCCCGCGTCGCCTGTGTCGTCTGCATCGCCCGCCTTGATCGAGCGACGCAATTGGTACGACGATCCTTTTTTTGCATTGTCGAATTCGATTGCCGAATGTCCGATGCCGCTTGGTCCGTTGATGACGCGCGCGCAAATGGAGGATGACGCGCATTACCGCGTCGAGCGAGGAACGACTTGCTGGCTCGCGCATCGCTGCAGCAAACCGAATTCCTATTTATATGACAAGCCGATTGCCGAAGAGCTGAAAAAGCGATTTGCCGACAGCGGTCAGGCATTGGCCGGCACGAGCATCTGGATCACGATTCAGCGCCGCTTCGTTTATGCCGAAGGATGCGCGAGCGCATCCTTCGATCGCGACGCGCTGCGGCGACGGCTCGAGGCGCTGCCGGACGTCGAGCAAGTATTCATTCGGCTTACCGACAATCCGCACGGGCGTGCGCCCTACAAGACACTCGTTGCGCCCGATTGACCCTTTGCGGCGTGCGTTGGCATATACTCGCGTCGTCCAAGAAGAAAGCGGAGCGATAGGCAGATTTATGAAACAGACGGGTGCGCCAGCGCCGGGGCAATGCGGCGCGTTCTTGCGGACGGGATTTTTGATTGCTTTAATAGCGGGGCTTTCTGGCTGCGGGGGAAGCGCACCGCTGTTTACGTCGGACGGACGCGCGACCACGATGGTCCAGTGTCCGGAAGGCGGTGCTTGGGACACCTGCATTCAGAATGCGCGCGGCATTTGCGGCGGCGATTTCGATACGATCAGGCAATCGGTCGATAACGGCGTGCGAAACCTTCTCTTTGCATGCAAGGCTGGAAATGGCTTCTGAGCACCGCTTGCGGGATATGAAAGCAATGCGAAAAATGTTCGATTGATCCTGAATTGATTCATATACTTCCATCTATAAATAACGAGACGGAGCTTCATCCATATGGCGACCTATAGGCAACTGACCGCACAGCTCGAAAAACTTCAGCAGAAAATCGACAAGGAACGCGAAAAAGCGATCGCGGACGCCATTGCCGACATCAAGGCGAAGATCGAGGAATACGACATCACGCCGGAAGAGCTGGGGTTCAGAAGCATCAAGGCGGCGGCGAAGCCGAAGCGCGTGCTGCCGCCGAAGTACCTCAATCCGAAAACGGGCGAGACCTGGAGCGGCCGCGGCCGCGCGCCGGCGTGGCTCGGCAAGAACCGCAACCGCTTCCTGATCAAGGACTGATCCCGAAAAGCCTCACCTTTGGCGCCTTGAACGACGGTGCGAGCGGCAAGTCTGCCATTCGCGCCGTTTTGTTTTCGGCCACAGGATTGTTTGCTCCACGGTGTTTCACGGCGCCCGTGAGATTTCGCGACGCAGAGGGTTACGTGTCGATTCGGCGATGAAACCCATGTGTTTAGCCGGATATTGCGTGATTTGATTGTCGATTCGAACTTGTCGAATCGATAAAGATGTTTCACGCCGCCTCGTACATCCGGGATGCCGTTTGCGGTTTTGTCGGTTTCGCTTTGCGATTTCGCCGCGGCTCAATATCCAATCCCGAACATCCTCACCTTGGCTCCCGGAAACGCTCACCTTTGACGGTGCGAAGCGAGTGTCATACCGGCGCTTTCGGCATGCCGTTTCGCATTCGATCCGGGCGACGGCGCGCGTTTCAACCGCAGCACGGGAGAAGCGGCGACATGCCGATAAGGCGAGACAACGCCATTCGTCTGTTCTGATTCGCCAATCGGCAGGCGGAAATGGACAACGCATTTGGACGGCGGGAGGCCGCGTAGGCGACATTTCCGGGATGGCCTTCTCATTCGAGCGGCAATCGAAACGAGCCGCACGGCAGCCGGCACGAATGAAAAACGACCGTTGTCCGCCGGAAAAGCGTTTCCCGGCCACTTGCAATGCCGGCTCGCGCATTTTGCATTCGTCGTAAAGCGCGGCTGTAGGCGGATCGCAAGCGGCGCGTCGTCGCGCGGCCGCGATCGCAGGTTCGCTCGACGCGCGCGACAGGCGGCTCCGTTGTCTTCGTATTTGACCGCGACCGCGCGGTGGAATTGAACGTTGAATTCGATCCCAATCGAATGGCGGGCCGCGCCGTTCGATTGATTGCGCGGCGATTGTCCGCTATTCGGCAATGCATCAAATTTGTCGGCCCGGCGTTGCCGACGTTTGATCCGGATGGATCGAATTTTCGAGGCGGTCGTTTCAAAACGGATGAATCGGGCTTTGAATGTTGCGCAGCGAGACATTCCGATCCGCGGGACTTGATAGCGACGCGCGAGCCGTTTCCGGAAGCGGGTGCCGCAACCGGCCTCGGGAAGCGCCTTGCTCGGTGGCGGCGAAGTGTTTGCGTCGATGATGCCGATGCTTGCGCGACTCGGCGATTCGGCCGAACGGCATATAGGCGGCGCTCGACGCTTCGCCTATCCTATGGGCACTCGGGCTCGGTCCGGCAGGGCCGCGCTTCGATCGCCGTCGCTCAATCCTTTCAGCGGAGTCGCCGTGACCGTTCGCAATCTCGATGCGTTGTTCCATCCGACATCCGTTGCCGTCGTCGGCGCTTCGCCGCGCCCGGGCAGCGTCGGCGCGATGGTTTGGGCGTGCGTGCTCGACGGCCGGTTCGGCGGGGCGATCTGGCCCGTCAACCCGAAGTACGGCGAACTGAACGGCCACAAGGTTTACCCATATGTCGACCAGTTGCCGAGCGCGCCGTCGGTCGCACTCGTGTGCACGCCGCCCGCGACGTGGCCCGGCATCGTGCGCAAGCTGGGCGGCCTGGGCGTTCGTGCGGCGATCATCGTCGGCGAAGCCCGTTCGAGCGCCGATCAGGTCGCGCTCGAACGGGCGCTCGCCGCGGCGAAGCCGTATCTGCTACGCCTCGTCGGGCCGGGCAGCCTGGGCGTCGTGTCGCCCGCGCTGAACGCGCATTTCGGCGCGCCGGCATGCATCGTCAAGGCGGGCGGCGTCGCGTGGGTGTCGCAATCGAATGCGCTGACGAACGCGGTGCTCGGATGGGCGCATGCGCGCGGGCTCGGCTTTTCTCATGCGGTCGCGCTCGGCGGCGAAGCGGACGTCGACGCGGCCGATGTGCTCGACTACCTCGCGAGCGATGCCGCGACGCGTGCGATCCTGCTCGAGCTCGACACGGTGAAGTCTGCGCGCAAGTTCATGTCGGCCGCGCGCGCGGCGGCGCGCAACAAGCCGGTGCTTGCGTTGCGCGCAGGGCGCGGCGATTCGGGCGATCTGCTCTATACGGCCGCGTTTCAGCGCGCGGGGATGGTGCGCGTCGACGCGCTCGACGATCTCCTCGACGAGATCGAGACGCTCGGCGTCGGTCGGACAGCCGCGGCGAGCGGCGCGGCGACGCTCGTGACGAGCGACAGGGGTGTCGCGAAGCTGGCCGTCGATGCGCTCGCGGCGGCGGGAGAGACGCTTGCGCAATGGCCGCAGGCGGCCGTCGACGAGGTCGGTGGCGCGCTGCCCGCGGGAATCGTCGCCGGCAATCCGTTGCTGCTCGGCGACGACGCGCGTCCCGAATATTTCGGCGCGGCGCTGAAGGCGCTCGCGCAGCATCCGCCGACAGGCGCCGTGTTCGTGGTTCATGCGACGTCGCATAGCGCGCCTGTCGGCGACGTTGCGCGCGTGCTGATCGAATCGCGCAAGTTCGCGCGTCGCGGCATGCTCGCGTGCTTCTTCGGCGGCGTCGATGCCGCGACGCGCGACGCATTGCACGAGCACGGCATCCCCGTATATACGACGCCGCAGCGTCTCGCGCGCGCGCATGCGCGCCTCGTCGATTATCAACTGGGCCGAGAACTGTTGATGCAGACGCCGGAGGGCACGCCGCCGCAACCGCCGGCGTCGATCTCGGCTGCGCAGCACGCGGCGCGCGCAGCGCTCGCACAGGGGCGCGACGCGTTCGAAGGCGAGGCGGCGCTCGAATGGCTGGCCGGCTTCGGCATCGAGCGCGCAACCGATGCGGACGTCGACGTCGGCGATACGATCGTCGACATCACGGTCGGGATGTACGACGACCAGAACTTCGGGCCGGTATTCCGCTATTCGGTGCCGCCGGCGGACGGCGTTTCCGCGCCGTTCGTCGTCTACGGGCTGCCGCCTTTCAATACCGTGCTCGCGCGCGCGGTCGTCGCGCGGTCGCCGTATGCGCGCCGCGCGCCGCCCGAGCCGCTGCTGCACGCACTGACCGCGCTTTCGCAGGCAGTGTGCGAGGTGCGCGAAATCGTCGAGATGTCGCTCGTGCTGCGCGTGCGTCCCGCGCGCGTCGTCGCGTTCGGGCCGCACATCGGGCTCGCGACGGGGCGCAGCCGGCTCGCGATCGTTCCATATCCGCGCTATCTCGAGCAGAAGCTCGACTGGCGTGGAGAGCGCATCACGGTGCGTCCGATTCGCCCCGAGGACGAGGCCGCGCATCGCGAGTTGCTGAGCGCGATGACACCGGACGATTTACGGATGCGTTTCTTCGGGGCGATACGCAACTTCGACCATTCGCAGATCGCGCGGATGACGCAAATCGATTACGACCGAGAGATGGCGCTGATCGCGACGCTCGACGATGCCGACGGCCGCGCGCATACGCTCGGCGCGGTGCGGGCAGTGACCGATCCGGACAACGAAGCGACGGAGTTCGCGATCGCGGTGCGGCCTGATCAAAAGGGCAAGGGGCTTGGGCGAATGCTGATGACGCGCATCATCGAATACGCGCGCTCGCGCGGAACCGCGTGGATGGTCGGCGAGGCGCTGCGTGAGAATGCGGCGATGATCTCGCTCGCGAAAGACAGTGGTTTCATGGTGTCGTCGACCGAGGAACCGGGGGTGGTCGCGTTCAGGTTGAAGTTGCAGCCATGAGACGCCGCCGCGGCATCGGGCGTCGGACGCGTGTGATCGGCGCAAGGGGCTGGCAGTCGCCGTGGTGCGGGGGCGATGGGGCGGGCAATTCGAAATCCGATGCGCGGTGTGTCGCCGGCGCTTCGGAGATTGCGGAAAGCGTTGAAGGCGTCAACATCGCTGACTGCTGGCAACGGTTTTGACATCCTGACGATCATCGCCGCCATCGGTGCCATCACCGCCGATTCCGGACGGTGAGGTTTTACGGGAAACGAATTCGGGCGAAGGTGAGCGTCTTCGGGAGGCGGCCGGGCGGAACGAAACGCAGCGCGCGTGGCTTGTCGCCGATCGCATCGGGGTGTCGACGCATCGGTTGGCACCTGCAAACATGTGCCAGCCGACCCGCCGACCTGACAATACACCGCCTCACCGCCCGCGAACCCGAATCCGCCTCGCGAACCGAATCACGCAGCGAGCTTCACCGCAGCCTCGTCCACATGCTTGCGCGAGATCGCGAGCTCGTCGAGCAGCGTGTCCGCGTAGACCGCGCCCGTCTCGCGTTCGAGACGCGCCACCGTCAGCGCGCAGCGCGCGGTGTCCTTCGGCATCGCAATGAAGCGCTTGATCGATTCGCCCGCCTTGAACGCGTCGAAGAGCGGCAGCCGCACTTCGTCCGGCAGCGTCTTCGTCCATTGGTACGGCTTGCCGTTGAACGTCAGGGAAGGCGGCAGCGAGCGCTCCTTCTTGCCCGCCGCGATCAGGCCGTACGTGCGCGCGGCTTCGCCGATCTGCTCGGGAGAGAAGAGCTCGTCGGGCGTGATGTCGAATTGCGCGATGTACGCTTCGATCGCCCGCATCGCGGATGCGCGATCGTCGCGCTTCTTCTGCGCGCGCGCGACGATGTCGCGCAACTCGTCGGCCTCTTCAGGCGTGATCGTGAAGCTTGCCTGCTTCTGCTGAAGTTCGGAGAAACGTTGGAATTCGAGATCGGTCAGAAGTTTGGCCATGACATCCATGAGGCGCCCGCCATCGGCGAAGACGGCAGGCGGTGTTTTGAAGGGGGCGCTATTTTAGCGTAGCGCCGCGCGCGCAGCCGATTCGGCACACAGCACGCGCCGGACAAGTGCCGGGCGAGCGCCCGCGCGCGTCACGGCGCATGCGCGAGCAGTTGCTCGACCTCGCGCGCGATCGCGAGCAGGCGTCGGTCGTTGCCCGCCGGCCCTTCGAGCATCAAGCCCACGGGCACGCCGGTGTGTTTCGACACGCCCGCCGGAATCGATACCGACGGCACGCCGC from the Burkholderia humptydooensis genome contains:
- a CDS encoding GntP family permease, giving the protein MSFVIVLAALAFLMFAAYRGYSVILFAPVAALGAVLLTDPAAVAPVFSGIFMEKMVGFVKLYFPVFLLGAVFGKVIELSGFSEAIVAAAIRYIGRSRANAVIVAVCALLTYGGVSLFVVVFAVYPFAAELYRQSNIPKRLMPGAIALGAFSFTMDSLPGTPQIQNIIPTTFFKTTAWAAPALGTIGSVFIIVVGLSYLEWRRRSALARGEGYGTSLVNEPERVETKSLPNPLLAVSPLVLVGVANFALTKLIPVWYGGASYTVPPDVLPGVHTPVTTPIKTVVAIWSVEAALLLGILLVVITAFKRVHERFATGTKAAVGGALLAAMNTASEYGFGGVIAALPGFIVVGDALKNIPNPLVNAAVSVSSLAGITGSASGGMSIALAAMSDLFIKGAQAAQIPMDVLHRVVAMASGGMDTLPHNGAVITLLAVTGLTHRESYRDIFAVTVIKTLAVFFVIAVYYLTGLV
- a CDS encoding sigma-54 interaction domain-containing protein codes for the protein MDKKEKVETNAQISGGWVRLPADYGDVLRRAAESLFKTFEHSSVGTLIVDKDARVVWINQRYAARFGFADPQQAIGRDCEAVIPHSLMREVVATGRPILLDIMETGREPLVVTRLPLTDDAGETVGAIGFALFDELKTLTPLFSRYIQVQQELIATQRSLAQARRAKYTFASFVGTSAVSLETKRQGRRAAQVDSPVLLLGETGTGKELLAHAIHAASARALKPLVTVNVAAIPDALLETEFFGAAPGAYTGADRKGRVGKFELADGGTLFLDEIGDMPLPLQGKLLRVLQDKEFEPVGSNRIVRANVRIIAATSAELPALVAEGRFRADLYYRLNVLTIHAPPLRERASDIEALVYTMLEELAAQHGLAEHCELTDDALRLLCAYPWPGNVRELRNTLERALMLSDRALIDARALAPFIGPARGAGAGAGVGTGAGGAVGAGSAGGAGLVAVAAPTAVPDSRATASSYADAFAAWERQFLSDALAASNGKVTEAAARIGIGRATFYKKLASLGIDT
- a CDS encoding BON domain-containing protein; amino-acid sequence: MKRIGSAVSCVAFAVAAHAFAQDATSVVSPVLPVLPILPASPVSSASPALIERRNWYDDPFFALSNSIAECPMPLGPLMTRAQMEDDAHYRVERGTTCWLAHRCSKPNSYLYDKPIAEELKKRFADSGQALAGTSIWITIQRRFVYAEGCASASFDRDALRRRLEALPDVEQVFIRLTDNPHGRAPYKTLVAPD
- a CDS encoding H-NS histone family protein is translated as MATYRQLTAQLEKLQQKIDKEREKAIADAIADIKAKIEEYDITPEELGFRSIKAAAKPKRVLPPKYLNPKTGETWSGRGRAPAWLGKNRNRFLIKD
- a CDS encoding bifunctional acetate--CoA ligase family protein/GNAT family N-acetyltransferase, coding for MTVRNLDALFHPTSVAVVGASPRPGSVGAMVWACVLDGRFGGAIWPVNPKYGELNGHKVYPYVDQLPSAPSVALVCTPPATWPGIVRKLGGLGVRAAIIVGEARSSADQVALERALAAAKPYLLRLVGPGSLGVVSPALNAHFGAPACIVKAGGVAWVSQSNALTNAVLGWAHARGLGFSHAVALGGEADVDAADVLDYLASDAATRAILLELDTVKSARKFMSAARAAARNKPVLALRAGRGDSGDLLYTAAFQRAGMVRVDALDDLLDEIETLGVGRTAAASGAATLVTSDRGVAKLAVDALAAAGETLAQWPQAAVDEVGGALPAGIVAGNPLLLGDDARPEYFGAALKALAQHPPTGAVFVVHATSHSAPVGDVARVLIESRKFARRGMLACFFGGVDAATRDALHEHGIPVYTTPQRLARAHARLVDYQLGRELLMQTPEGTPPQPPASISAAQHAARAALAQGRDAFEGEAALEWLAGFGIERATDADVDVGDTIVDITVGMYDDQNFGPVFRYSVPPADGVSAPFVVYGLPPFNTVLARAVVARSPYARRAPPEPLLHALTALSQAVCEVREIVEMSLVLRVRPARVVAFGPHIGLATGRSRLAIVPYPRYLEQKLDWRGERITVRPIRPEDEAAHRELLSAMTPDDLRMRFFGAIRNFDHSQIARMTQIDYDREMALIATLDDADGRAHTLGAVRAVTDPDNEATEFAIAVRPDQKGKGLGRMLMTRIIEYARSRGTAWMVGEALRENAAMISLAKDSGFMVSSTEEPGVVAFRLKLQP